In a genomic window of Deltaproteobacteria bacterium:
- a CDS encoding tripartite tricarboxylate transporter TctB family protein codes for MKGSTLLGVILVGTAALFFGWSFSYGGMAGFVPLVLAFPTLVLAALCLAGERYPRIMSAFEVSLEDVLTSAAGADDDAESAAQQGPKAGEFALIVRMFVWFTVFGILVFISGFYVSTFLFAVLFTHFQGRIGWPGTAFITALALGFFYFIFEETLAVDLFPGVIFGAFIPPL; via the coding sequence ATGAAAGGGTCCACGCTTCTCGGGGTGATCCTGGTGGGCACCGCGGCGCTTTTCTTCGGGTGGTCGTTCTCCTACGGCGGCATGGCGGGCTTCGTGCCCCTGGTGCTGGCGTTCCCGACCCTGGTGCTGGCGGCGCTGTGCCTCGCCGGTGAGCGCTATCCGCGCATCATGAGCGCCTTCGAGGTGAGCCTGGAAGACGTCCTCACCTCGGCCGCGGGTGCCGACGACGACGCCGAGTCGGCCGCACAGCAGGGACCCAAGGCCGGGGAGTTCGCCCTCATCGTCCGCATGTTCGTGTGGTTCACGGTGTTCGGGATACTGGTTTTCATCTCCGGGTTCTACGTGTCCACCTTCCTGTTCGCGGTGCTCTTCACCCACTTCCAGGGCCGCATCGGCTGGCCCGGGACCGCCTTCATCACCGCGCTCGCCCTCGGTTTCTTCTACTTCATCTTCGAAGAGACGCTGGCCGTCGACCTCTTCCCCGGCGTGATCTTCGGCGCCTTCATTCCGCCCCTGTAG